A genome region from Candidatus Binataceae bacterium includes the following:
- a CDS encoding PDZ domain-containing protein yields the protein MRKRTTAILLLATVLATVRCARAAGASPTGAVGSTPVIQPSNPGDSDSTTVIPVAPSQSVQPEPGPDQTAAPAQTTALPPVSAMPDETAVPLTPYVYSLQDFMNEGGGQNPIGVEVREDCGRLHHEKICGLQVMGVQRNSPAWRAGIRPYHALGRYVLNGAGIAAAMFFPPVIVAVGIIDQTHIGESYDMIIGVDGQRVRHIIDLEDLTANDKPGDTLYLMIVRAGKRIQVPVQLPGMGAATATALAPFTN from the coding sequence ATGCGTAAACGCACAACCGCAATCCTTTTGCTGGCGACTGTACTGGCGACAGTGCGCTGCGCCCGTGCCGCCGGCGCTTCCCCAACCGGAGCCGTTGGTTCGACTCCAGTCATTCAGCCCAGCAACCCAGGCGATTCCGATTCCACGACCGTAATTCCGGTGGCGCCCAGCCAAAGCGTCCAGCCTGAACCCGGCCCCGACCAAACCGCCGCTCCGGCTCAGACCACCGCGCTTCCTCCGGTTTCAGCCATGCCCGACGAAACGGCTGTACCGCTTACCCCATACGTATACAGCCTGCAGGATTTCATGAACGAGGGGGGAGGACAAAATCCCATTGGGGTCGAGGTGCGTGAAGATTGCGGCCGGCTGCACCATGAAAAAATCTGCGGCCTGCAAGTGATGGGTGTTCAGCGCAATAGTCCGGCTTGGCGGGCCGGCATCCGGCCCTACCACGCACTGGGGCGCTATGTGCTCAACGGCGCCGGGATCGCCGCTGCGATGTTCTTTCCGCCCGTAATCGTAGCGGTGGGGATCATTGACCAGACCCACATCGGCGAATCCTATGACATGATCATCGGGGTCGATGGGCAGCGCGTGCGCCATATTATCGATTTAGAAGACTTGACCGCCAATGACAAACCCGGAGACACGCTTTACCTGATGATCGTGCGCGCCGGCAAGCGGATACAGGTCCCGGTGCAGTTGCCGGGCATGGGGGCGGCGACCGCAACGGCCCTGGCCCCTTTCACCAACTGA
- a CDS encoding MBL fold metallo-hydrolase — translation MAAGVERVVKDSMTGLKLPDYTRHSALVASVLGQNPGPFTGPGTNTYLIGRGAHPILLDTGQGIATYPPILARALAELCESGAPERIVLTHAHPDHIGGVAQVRARWGELAVLKRPWPERDIAAGLSPTPIDEGDIVKVAGATLRAIFTPGHAPDHLCYYLEEEQALFTGDVVLGAGTTVIPDDSGDLSQYMDSLRRLLKLAPRRIYPAHGPVIEAGEAKIREYIAHRELRERQIVGVLKAGPATVATIVQVIYRDLPQALQGAAASSVRSHLKKLANETRVTVEAGADYWKLRA, via the coding sequence ATGGCAGCGGGCGTTGAGCGGGTGGTCAAGGATTCGATGACGGGGCTCAAGCTGCCCGATTACACTCGCCATTCCGCCCTGGTAGCTAGTGTGTTGGGCCAAAATCCTGGTCCGTTCACTGGTCCCGGCACCAACACCTACCTAATTGGCCGCGGCGCCCATCCTATTTTGCTAGATACGGGACAAGGGATCGCAACCTATCCGCCAATCCTGGCTCGGGCGCTGGCGGAGTTGTGCGAAAGCGGCGCGCCCGAGCGAATCGTGCTCACCCACGCCCATCCCGATCACATCGGCGGGGTGGCCCAGGTGCGCGCGCGCTGGGGCGAGCTGGCGGTGCTCAAGCGGCCTTGGCCCGAGCGCGATATTGCAGCGGGGCTGTCTCCGACACCGATCGACGAGGGCGATATCGTCAAAGTTGCGGGCGCCACCCTGCGGGCCATCTTTACTCCTGGCCATGCCCCCGACCATTTGTGCTACTACTTGGAAGAGGAGCAGGCACTGTTCACAGGAGATGTGGTGTTGGGTGCCGGTACCACGGTAATTCCAGACGACAGCGGTGATCTGAGCCAATATATGGACTCATTGCGCCGACTGCTGAAGTTGGCCCCGCGCCGTATTTATCCGGCCCACGGCCCCGTGATCGAGGCGGGCGAGGCCAAGATTCGCGAGTACATCGCCCATCGCGAACTGCGCGAACGGCAGATCGTGGGTGTGCTCAAGGCGGGACCCGCGACGGTGGCAACAATCGTGCAGGTGATCTATCGCGATTTGCCCCAGGCGCTGCAGGGCGCAGCCGCCAGTTCGGTGCGATCCCATCTTAAGAAGCTGGCAAATGAAACGCGGGTGACGGTGGAGGCGGGAGCGGATTACTGGAAGCTTAGGGCATAG
- a CDS encoding type III pantothenate kinase, producing the protein MLITVDVGNTNTVIGIYEGSRLCHHWRLATVNERTTDEYGAILNTLLGAAGLGGALHPDGVAIACVVPPLNQVMEELAQRYFHSTPLMVGPGVKSGMPILYENPKEVGADRIANAVAAYDQTHEACIVVDFGTATTFDYITARGEYAGGAIAPGLGISMGALFEHAAKLTRVELVRPREVVGRTTVGAIQSGLIFGYTALVDGLVARIRRERGEPARIIATGGLASLIARESETIEQVEEFLTLQGLRLIFERNRKG; encoded by the coding sequence ATGCTGATTACCGTTGACGTGGGCAATACCAACACCGTGATCGGAATCTACGAGGGGTCGCGTCTGTGTCACCATTGGCGGTTAGCCACCGTCAACGAACGCACCACCGACGAGTACGGCGCGATCCTGAACACGCTGCTGGGCGCGGCAGGCCTGGGCGGCGCGCTCCATCCTGACGGGGTCGCGATCGCCTGTGTGGTGCCGCCGCTCAATCAGGTGATGGAAGAGCTGGCGCAGCGCTATTTCCACAGCACGCCGCTGATGGTTGGGCCCGGGGTCAAGTCAGGGATGCCGATCCTTTACGAAAATCCCAAAGAGGTTGGCGCCGACCGGATTGCCAACGCGGTGGCCGCCTACGACCAGACCCACGAGGCCTGTATCGTGGTCGATTTCGGTACCGCGACCACGTTCGATTACATCACCGCGCGTGGCGAGTATGCCGGCGGCGCAATCGCGCCCGGGCTGGGGATCTCAATGGGGGCGCTGTTCGAGCATGCGGCCAAGCTGACCCGGGTTGAACTGGTGCGCCCGCGCGAAGTGGTGGGGCGAACCACCGTGGGCGCGATTCAGTCGGGCCTCATCTTCGGCTATACGGCGCTGGTCGACGGCTTGGTAGCACGCATCCGGCGCGAGCGTGGCGAGCCCGCCCGTATCATCGCCACCGGTGGCTTGGCCAGCCTCATCGCTCGTGAATCGGAAACGATCGAGCAGGTCGAGGAGTTTCTAACCCTGCAGGGCCTGCGCCTGATCTTCGAGCGCAATCGCAAGGGATGA